From a region of the Arachis ipaensis cultivar K30076 chromosome B09, Araip1.1, whole genome shotgun sequence genome:
- the LOC107617304 gene encoding uncharacterized protein LOC107617304: MRPESWSTATSATEEEEERESENETWTVRRSKSFGGRSKSKNKKKKSQVLLEGYVDDLPRTKSLTDDDLDELKGCLDLGFGFSYDEIPELCNTLPALELCYSMSQKFTDHSSSDADSSPDSLSSSIANWRISSPGDHPEDVKARLKFWAQAVACTVKLCS, encoded by the exons ATGAGACCTGAATCATGGAGTACTGCCACGTCAGCAACcgaagaagaggaggagaggGAAAGTGAAAATGAAACTTGGACGGTGAGAAGGAGCAAGAGCTTCGGCGGAAGGAGTAAGagcaagaacaagaagaagaagagtcaggTGTTGTTGGAAGGCTACGTCGACGATCTTCCAAGAACCAAGAGCTTGACGGACGACGATCTCGATGAGCTTAAGGGATGTTTGGATCTCGGATTCGGTTTCAGCTACGACGAGATTCCTGAGCTCTGCAACACCTTGCCTGCACTCGAACTCTGCTATTCCATGTCGCAGAAGTTCACCGATCACTCCTCCTCCGACGCCGATTCCTCACCGGATTCCTTGTCCTCTTCCATCGCCAACTGGAGGATCTCCAGTCCTG GTGACCATCCCGAAGACGTGAAAGCGAGGCTCAAGTTTTGGGCGCAAGCTGTTGCATGTACGGTTAAACTCTGCAGCTAA
- the LOC107617305 gene encoding LOW QUALITY PROTEIN: CMP-sialic acid transporter 3 (The sequence of the model RefSeq protein was modified relative to this genomic sequence to represent the inferred CDS: substituted 1 base at 1 genomic stop codon; added 97 bases not found in genome assembly), whose amino-acid sequence MKNGMIECHVCHSKLVSPSTKTISRAYDRHKSRLSHKQRALNVFLVVGDCILVGLQPILVYMSKVDGKFNFSPISVNFLTEVAKVFFAVVMLLFQAKHQKVGEKPLLSISTFMQAARNNVLLAVPALLYAINNYLKFIMQLYFNPATVKMLSNLKVLVIAVLLKVIMKRRFSIIQWEALALLLIGISVNQLRSLPEGTTAMGLPVTMGAYLYTLIFVSFVCYLCSQLSSKFNFFSSCSYXLSTFDLQNLFLYGYGAIFNFLGIIGTAIIKGPSSFDILQGHSKATMLLVANNAAQGILSSFFFKYADTILKKYSSTVATIFTGIASAALFGHTLTMNFIIGISIVFISMHQFFSPLSKVRDEQNGVLELHDVHDKQRSKESFINMAAGANEEASHRVGHDERKPLLPT is encoded by the exons ATGAAGAACGGGATGATAGAATGCCATGTTTGCCATTCCAAATTGGTCTCCCCTTCTACCAAGACTATATCAAGGGCTTATGATCGCCACAAAAGTAGGCTATCACACAAGCAGCGCGCTCTCAATGTGTTTTTGGTTGTTGGTGACTGCATTCTAGTTGGATTACAG CCTATTCTTGTTTATATGTCCAAGGTGGATGGGAAATTCAATTTTAGCCCAATTAGCGTTAATTTTTTGACAGAGGTCGCAAAGGTTTTCTTTGCTGTTGTTATGCTTTTATTCCAG GCTAAGCATCAGAAGGTTGGGGAGAAGCCTCTTCTATCAATTTCTACATTTATGCAG gCGGCTCGTAACAATGTTCTTCTTGCTGTTCCTGCTCTTCTGTATGCTATAAACAACTATCTGAAGTTTATCATGCAG CTTTATTTCAACCCTGCTACTGTAAAGATGCTAAGCAATTTGAAG GTTTTAGTAATAGCAGTTTTGTTAAAGGTGATTATGAAGCGCCGGTTTTCCATTATTCAG TGGGAAGCTCTTGCTCTATTGCTAATTGGTATCAGCGTTAATCAATTACGATCTTTACCCGAAGGAACCACAGCCATGGGTCTTCCTGTCACCATGGGTGCATATCTTTATACATTGATCTTTGTAAGTTTTGTTTGCTACTTATGCAGTCAGTTAAGTTCAAAGTTCAAT TTCTTTTCATCATGCAGCTACTGATTATCTACTTTTGATTTACAGAACTTATTTTTGTATGGATACGGAGCTATATTCAATTTTCTTGGGATAATTGGTACTGCTATAATCAAAG GTCCTAGCAGCTTTGATATCCTACAAGGTCATTCAAAAGCCACTATGCTGTTGGTAGCAAACAATGCTGCCCAAGGGATTCTATCCTCTTTCTTCTTCAAATATGCAG ATACAATTTTGAAGAAGTACTCATCAACAGTTGCAACAATCTTTACGGGCATAGCCTCTGCTGCACTCTTTGGACATACTTTAACAATGAACTTCATTATAGGCATTTCTATTGTATTCATCTCAATGCACCAG ttCTTTTCACCACTTTCAAAAGTCAGAGATGAACAGAATGGTGTGCTGGAGCTGCATGACGTTCATGACAAACAAAG
- the LOC107617303 gene encoding uncharacterized protein LOC107617303 produces the protein MLSSVNTCALPSSCSQFSLPLSSRCLFISASFRRQTRTRPRTRTRRRRNKLSSPSAPTFTTTTITTSTSFISSEPKLETVIDINKLTSQASSTFRSLFPSTLRKFVSSAADAYTDLQTLVTLDHDRRLVVSCRPSTLHFLGTSALFSFVAFSILRFLVNSVSRFLSWRRNASAYRPMVRRDRSLGGKEVVVGWGESAVSKGPANPLSPADGGTLKRGAKKNKIRLERKLPKWWPAVINGAVFDLDEQDEFKRQAYRVVRAITDSRMAGNDIMEDDIIQLRQLCRTSGVQVSFETTNIRDSLYRASVNYVLNVCSRVPTYSTSIDINGEDARQFLAGFAENIGLENIRAATIVSAAVAARTRSCLLQAWALEMQGKHVESMAELSKICHLLQIFPPEESSPEMEMVGRGLTKHLKLEQRKHLMFLFGKVSGDNNHRIAREALGLMHSQNLQSDQVDNMA, from the exons ATGTTGTCCTCCGTCAACACTTGCGCGCTTCCTTCTTCCTGTTCCCAATTCTCACTCCCCCTTTCCTCACGATGCCTCTTCATCTCCGCCTCTTTCCGCCGCCAAACTCGCACTCGCCCTCGCACCCGCACCCGCAGGCGCCGCAACAAACTCTCCTCCCCTTCCGCCCCCAccttcaccaccaccaccatcaccacctcTACCTCCTTCATCTCTTCCGAACCTAAGCTCGAAACCGTTATCGACATCAACAAACTAACCTCCCAAGCCTCCTCCACTTTCCGCTCTCTTTTCCCTTCTACACTCCGCAAGTTCGTTTCCTCCGCCGCTGACGCCTACACCGATTTGCAAACCCTCGTCACACTCGACCATGACCGCAGGCTCGTCGTCTCCTGTCGCCCTTCCACGTTGCATTTCCTCGGCACCTCCGCGCTTTTCAGCTTCGTCGCCTTCTCTATCCTCAGGTTTCTGGTCAACTCGGTTTCTAGGTTTTTGTCTTGGCGCCGTAACGCCTCTGCCTATAGGCCTATGGTGCGGAGGGACCGAAGCCTTGGCGGAAAAGAGGTCGTCGTTGGTTGGGGGGAGAGTGCCGTTTCCAAGGGGCCGGCGAATCCGTTGTCGCCGGCGGACGGTGGTACTTTGAAGCGAGGCGCTAAGAAGAACAAGATTCGGTTAGAAAGGAAACTGCCGAAATGGTGGCCAGCTGTCATCAACGGTGCTGTTTTCGACCTCGACGAGCAGGACGAATTCAAGAGGCAGGCTTACAGAGTGGTTCGAG CAATTACTGACAGTAGAATGGCGGGAAACGACATCATGGAGGATGATATAATACAA TTACGTCAACTATGCAGAACTTCTGGCGTGCAAGTATCTTTTGAAACAACAAATATTCGGGATTCCTTGTATCGAGCATCTGTTAATTATGTTTTAAATGTTTGCAGCAG GGTACCAACTTACTCTACTTCAATTGATATTAATGGTGAGGATGCTCGGCAATTCCTTGCTGGATTTGCTGAAAACATAGGCCTTGAAAATATTCGTGCTGCAACAATTGTCTCTGCTGCTGTTGCTGCACGTACACGCTCTTGTCTTCTACAAGCTTGG GCTCTGGAAATGCAAGGCAAGCATGTTGAATCTATGGCAGAACTGTCAAAAATATGCCATCTTCTGCAGATATTTCCTCCCGAGGAATCATCA CCTGAAATGGAGATGGTTGGTCGAGGCCTAACAAAACACTTGAAGCTGGAGCAAAGAAAACACCTCATGTTTCTCTTTGGCAAAGTTTCCGGTGACAACAACCACAGGATTGCAAGAGAAGCCCTTGGTTTG ATGCATTCTCAAAACTTACAGAGCGATCAAGTTGACAACATGGCGTGA
- the LOC107617301 gene encoding uncharacterized protein LOC107617301 isoform X1 codes for MADASDCDGFNPAATRKNGTEKKEEKDMPLSQQEEEEERSVLDSEQALAPPGSELEAKKQRLLEELESALLPKTKLRDSMNSNNLQDLPLSSSSSSFAVPVATSIGLGLGIQVIDETAVFETFALPSASSASSGTAKGTKAKAKANADVALKKDGNKKSNSRRKAKKNAAALKQHNNMNGRKNATGAAIANGTGKKRRYSRKEMEALRFVNEDKQRFFWNEIYRGLQPHVANEYDTLFAVASVPYFPNKKPTPPILSSCENTDAENWSAVDSSCSHSVISEDGCSNLEEHSEEDDTDDDYASIQRPAFFVDGEPDFDSGPPEDGWEYLRRVRWEADQIPKVKVAKLDRSKLNKEQSAYMPKIPDIAKCPEHLLPSKQWEDVFLADFSALRASISAHECLNAMNSSNMQTVQTSQLLENNSGESASVMNKDKDVPLQSNLSDSKTIDPPLELTSEDKDATMPLENPGSKTSVDGTRSSSLSPPMLSSVLRMDPVARVSMLLKRISLLESASTISRNDCIWLFALCASVDTPLHADTSAGLRSLLRKCASIRAGKAELDEEVVMLNILATISGKYFGQSEG; via the exons ATGGCCGACGCTTCAGATTGCGACGGTTTCAACCCAGCAGCCACACGCAAGAACGGAActgaaaagaaagaggaaaaggataTGCCTCTTTcacagcaagaagaagaagaagaacgctcCGTTCTCGATTCGGAGCAGGCTCTTGCTCCACCTGGATCCGAATTGGAAGCGAAGAAGCAACGCCTCTTGGAGGAGCTGGAATCCGCTTTGCTCCCCAAAACCAAGCTTAGAGATTCCATGAACTCCAACAACCTCCAAGACTTACCTctctcttcgtcttcttcttcttttgcagTTCCCGTCGCCACATCcatagggttagggttagggatTCAGGTAATCGATGAAACCGCAGTGTTCGAAACCTTTGCCCTTCCTTCTGCTTCCTCAGCTTCTTCAGGAACGGCAAAAGGAACGAAAGCGAAAGCGAAAGCGAATGCGGATGTAGCACTTAAGAAGGACGGAAACAAGAAATCGAATTCAAGAAGAAAGGCCAAGAAGAATGCTGCAGCATTGAAGCAGCACAACAACATGAATGGGAGGAAGAATGCCACGGGGGCTGCAATTGCAAATGGAACTGGGAAGAAGAGACGGTACTCAAGGAAGGAGATGGAGGCCCTGAGGTTTGTGAATGAGGACAAACAGCGCTTCTTCTGGAACGAGATATACAGAGGCCTTCAACCTCACGTCGCCAATGAATATGATACCTTGTTTGCTGTGGCTTCTGTGCCATACTTTCCAAACAAGAAACCAACTCCACCGATTCTCA GTTCTTGTGAGAACACTGATGCTGAAAATTGGAGTGCTGTTGACTCTTCTTGCAGTCATAGTGTTATCAGTGAGGATGGGTGCTCAAATCTAGAAGAACACAGTGAGGAGGATGATACTGACGATGATTATGCTAGCATACAGAGGCCTGCCTTTTTTGTCGACGGGGAACCTGATTTTGATTCTGGTCCACCAGAAGATGGGTGGGAATATCTTAGGCGTGTCag GTGGGAGGCAGATCAAATACCAAAAGTGAAGGTAGCCAAACTAGATAGAAGTAAACTCAACAAGGAACAAAGTGCTTACATGCCCAAGATCCCTGATATTGCCAAGTGTCCAGAGCATCTGTTGCCATCTAAACAGTGGGAGGATGTATTTCTTGCTGATTTTTCTGCTCTGAGGGCG AGTATCTCAGCTCATGAATGTTTGAATGCCATGAATTCCAGTAATATGCAAACCGTTCAGACATCCCAGCTACTTGAGAACAATTCTGGAGAATCTGCTAGTGTAATGAACAAGGACAAGGATGTCCCACTTCAGAGTAATTTAAGTGATAGTAAGACAATTGATCCACCCCTTGAACTGACCTCTGAGGATAAGGATGCCACAATGCCTCTGGAAAATCCTGGATCAAAAACTTCTGTTGATGGAACTAGGAGTAGCTCTCTCAGTCCTCCTATGCTTTCTTCAGTCTTACGAATGGACCCTGTAGCTAGGGTTTCAATGTTGCTCAAACGGATTAGCTTGCTAGAGTCTGCAAGCACTATCTCAAGAAATGATTGCATATGGCTTTTTGCTCTCTGTGCCTCAGTTGATACTCCACTACATGCTGATACTTCCGCCGGTCTCAGGAGTCTGCTGCGGAAGTGTGCTAGCATACGTGCTGGAAAGGCTGAATTGGATGAGGAGGTTGTAATGTTGAACATCCTGGCTACAATTTCGGGGAAGTATTTTGGACAATCCGAAGGTTGA
- the LOC107617301 gene encoding uncharacterized protein LOC107617301 isoform X2: MADASDCDGFNPAATRKNGTEKKEEKDMPLSQQEEEEERSVLDSEQALAPPGSELEAKKQRLLEELESALLPKTKLRDSMNSNNLQDLPLSSSSSSFAVPVATSIGLGLGIQVIDETAVFETFALPSASSASSGTAKGTKAKAKANADVALKKDGNKKSNSRRKAKKNAAALKQHNNMNGRKNATGAAIANGTGKKRRYSRKEMEALRFVNEDKQRFFWNEIYRGLQPHVANEYDTLFAVASVPYFPNKKPTPPILSSCENTDAENWSAVDSSCSHSVISEDGCSNLEEHSEEDDTDDDYASIQRPAFFVDGEPDFDSGPPEDGWEYLRRVRWEADQIPKVKVAKLDRSKLNKEQSAYMPKIPDIAKCPEHLLPSKQWEDVFLADFSALRA, from the exons ATGGCCGACGCTTCAGATTGCGACGGTTTCAACCCAGCAGCCACACGCAAGAACGGAActgaaaagaaagaggaaaaggataTGCCTCTTTcacagcaagaagaagaagaagaacgctcCGTTCTCGATTCGGAGCAGGCTCTTGCTCCACCTGGATCCGAATTGGAAGCGAAGAAGCAACGCCTCTTGGAGGAGCTGGAATCCGCTTTGCTCCCCAAAACCAAGCTTAGAGATTCCATGAACTCCAACAACCTCCAAGACTTACCTctctcttcgtcttcttcttcttttgcagTTCCCGTCGCCACATCcatagggttagggttagggatTCAGGTAATCGATGAAACCGCAGTGTTCGAAACCTTTGCCCTTCCTTCTGCTTCCTCAGCTTCTTCAGGAACGGCAAAAGGAACGAAAGCGAAAGCGAAAGCGAATGCGGATGTAGCACTTAAGAAGGACGGAAACAAGAAATCGAATTCAAGAAGAAAGGCCAAGAAGAATGCTGCAGCATTGAAGCAGCACAACAACATGAATGGGAGGAAGAATGCCACGGGGGCTGCAATTGCAAATGGAACTGGGAAGAAGAGACGGTACTCAAGGAAGGAGATGGAGGCCCTGAGGTTTGTGAATGAGGACAAACAGCGCTTCTTCTGGAACGAGATATACAGAGGCCTTCAACCTCACGTCGCCAATGAATATGATACCTTGTTTGCTGTGGCTTCTGTGCCATACTTTCCAAACAAGAAACCAACTCCACCGATTCTCA GTTCTTGTGAGAACACTGATGCTGAAAATTGGAGTGCTGTTGACTCTTCTTGCAGTCATAGTGTTATCAGTGAGGATGGGTGCTCAAATCTAGAAGAACACAGTGAGGAGGATGATACTGACGATGATTATGCTAGCATACAGAGGCCTGCCTTTTTTGTCGACGGGGAACCTGATTTTGATTCTGGTCCACCAGAAGATGGGTGGGAATATCTTAGGCGTGTCag GTGGGAGGCAGATCAAATACCAAAAGTGAAGGTAGCCAAACTAGATAGAAGTAAACTCAACAAGGAACAAAGTGCTTACATGCCCAAGATCCCTGATATTGCCAAGTGTCCAGAGCATCTGTTGCCATCTAAACAGTGGGAGGATGTATTTCTTGCTGATTTTTCTGCTCTGAGGGCG TAA
- the LOC107618141 gene encoding PTI1-like tyrosine-protein kinase 3, producing MRRWLCCTCQVEESYPSHESEHLKSPRNYGDGNQKGSKASAPVKSEPHKAPPPIEVPALSLEELKEKTENFGSKALIGEGSYGRVYYATLNDGKTVAVKKLDVSSEPETNNEFLTQVSMVSRLKNDNFVELQGYCVEGNLRLLAYEYATMGSLHDILHGRKGVQGAQPGPTLDWIQRVRIAVDAARGLEYLHEKVQPAIIHRDIRSSNVLIFEDFKAKIADFNLSNQAPDMAARLHSTRVLGTFGYHAPEYAMTGQLTQKSDVYSFGVVLLELLTGRKPVDHTMPRGQQSLVTWATPRLSEDKVKQCVDPKLKGDYPPKGVAKLAAVAALCVQYEAEFRPNMSIVVKALQPLLKTPAPAAPES from the exons ATGCGTCGGTGGCTGTGTTGCACGTGTCAGGTAGAAGAGTCTTACCCATCGCATGAAAGTGAGCACCTGAAAAGCCCAAGGAATTATGGAGATG GCAACCAAAAAGGTTCAAAGGCGTCAGCTCCCGTCAAATCAGAACCACATAAGGCACCACCGCCTATTGAGGTTCCGGCATTATCTTTAGAGGAGCTGAAGGAGAAGACTGAGAATTTTGGATCAAAGGCATTGATTGGTGAAGGATCATATGGAAGAGTGTATTATGCAACCTTAAATGATGGGAAAACAGTGGCTGTGAAAAAGCTTGATGTTTCATCTGAACCTGAAACAAATAATGAGTTTTTGACCCAG GTTTCTATGGTTTCAAGGCTGAAGAACGATAATTTTGTTGAGCTGCAAGGGTATTGTGTTGAAGGAAATCTTCGGTTACTTGCGTATGAGTATGCTACTATGGGCTCTCTTCATGACATATTGCACG GTAGAAAGGGAGTTCAAGGGGCACAACCAGGGCCAACTCTTGATTGGATACAGCGAGTTAGAATTGCAGTTGACGCAGCAAGGGGATTAGAATATTTGCATGAGAAAGTTCAACCCGCTATTATACACAGAGATATCAGATCAAGCAATGTGCTCATCTTTGAAGATTTTAAGGCTAAGATAGCTGATTTTAACCTTTCAAATCAGGCCCCTGACATGGCTGCACGCCTTCATTCTACTCGAGTGTTGGGAACTTTTGGTTATCATGCTCCAGA gtatgcaatgaCTGGCCAGTTGACTCAAAAAAGTGATGTCTACAGTTTTGGCGTTGTTCTTCTAGAACTTCTTACTGGAAGAAAACCTGTTGATCATACCATGCCCCGCGGACAGCAAAGTCTTGTTACATGG GCTACCCCAAGATTAAGTGAAGATAAAGTTAAACAATGTGTTGACCCAAAACTGAAAGGAGATTATCCCCCTAAAGGAGTTGCCAAG CTTGCAGCCGTTGCGGCCCTGTGCGTGCAATATGAAGCCGAGTTTAGGCCAAATATGAGCATTGTTGTTAAAGCACTCCAACCACTTCTCAAGACTCCTGCTCCTGCTGCGCCTGAAAGTTGA